The sequence below is a genomic window from Mycobacterium spongiae.
CAACTTCCACGTCACCGACAGCTATTTCGTGGTCGCGCACTTCCACTACACCATGTTCGGCACGATAGTGTTCGCCACATTCGCGGGCGTCTACTTCTGGTTCCCGAAGATGATCGGCCGCCTGCTCGACGATCGGCTGGGGCGGCTGCACTTCTGGCTAACCCTGATCGGGTTCCACACCACGTTCTTGGTGCAGCACTGGCTCGGCAACCAAGGCATGCCGCGCCGCTACGCCGACTACCTGCCCACCGACGGATTCCAAGCGCTCAACCTCGCGTCGACGACCGGCGCGTTCATCCTGGGGGTGTCGATGATCCCATTCGTCTGGAACGTCTTTCGCAGCTGGCGCTACGGCGAGCCGGTCACTGTCGATGACCCGTGGGGTTTCGGAAACTCGCTGGAGTGGGCAACCACTTGTCCGCCGCCGCGACACAACTTCACCGAATTGCCGCGGATCCGGTCCGAGCGTCCCGCATTCGAGCTGCACTACCCGCACATGATCGATCGGATGCGCAGAGAATTGCACGTCGGTCACCGTGCACGGTCGGACCCGAATCCGCTGACACGAGTTCGGTGACGCCCCGAGCCAAGCCGAATGTACTTAGGCCCTGACACGCGATTGTGGACAGCCATCGCGCCGCGGGGTGAAATGAAAGCAGGCGGGCGAATCCCCCAGCCGCCCAATCCGGCAGAGGAGTTAGGCCATGCACTCGGTGTCGACAGCAGGAGCCACGACTACAGCACCACCGCCCCCACAGCCCGCTATGGCGACATCGCGGCAGCGCCGCTGCTGGGGACGGGTCGCGCGTCGGGTCCCGCTGGTGGGCGTCGCGGCCGCCGTGACGGCGGCAATCGCCCTGACCGGGACTGTGAGCCGACTGGCGGTGACGCTGACTGTCGGCGACGCGGTCGAACTCGCGCCGGGCGTCTCGGTAACTCCCGCGCCGGGCTGGACAGTCGGAGAGCAGGGTCCCGGCTGGGTGACGCTCCATAACGGCTTCGCCACTGCGGAAATGGAAATCAAGGTCAAGCCCGCCAACGGGACGGACCCCGTCGCCGTGCTGCAAGACGACATCAGCCAGCTGAGCAACGTCTCGACGACCGGTCTGACCAACGTTAGAGACTTGGGCGCGCCCGAGACGGAACAGCTGCAGAGCCGAAACTTTCACACCGAAGCCACGATCGATTACAGCGCGGATGGGACATCACGGATGGGCCCGACGCCGGTCATTGGCTCGTTTACCGAGCTGCTGAACACCGCGAACCGTCAATCGGCTTTTATCGTCTTCGCACAAAACGAGGATGCGCCCGGCAATGTCGACGGCGAGGGCACGGCGATGATCGAGTCGATGCTGTAGCGCTTTGCTGTTTGCGACGCTCGCGTCAGTTCCAAGGCCCCGCCACCACGTGTGGTCGCACTGAACGGTGAATCAGGTGGCCACCAACCCGTGGCGGTTGGGACTCGTTGGCTACCCAGGCGTTCCGGGTGTGCCGAAGAGCTGCCCACCGGTGCCGCCGCTGCCAATGGCCCCGGTCGGCATGCCAGCGCCAGCGGCGCCGCCGTTGCCGCCGTTGCCAATCAGTTGAGCGCTGCCGCCGGTGCCGCCGTTACCGCCGCCGGCATCGGTGCCGCCGTCAACGCCGCTGCCGCCGTGCCCGCCGTCGCCGCCGTCGCCGCCGTCTCCAGACAGCTGCCCACCGGTCCCGCCGGCGGCCCCGTTGCCGCCGTTGCCGCCGTCGCCGCCGTTGCCCCGGCCGGCGAAGCCGCCGGATCCGCCGCGGCCGCCGTTGCCGCCGTTGCCGCCATTGCCGGACAGCTGCCCACCGCTCCCGCCGGCGGCGCCATCACCGCCGCCGCCGCCATTGCCTGCGGCGCCACCCTTGCCGGGGTTGCCGTCGCCGCCGCGCCCGCCGTCGCCGCCGCCAGCGCCGTTGCCGCCGTTGCCGGACAGCAGTCCGCCGGTCCCGCCGCCGGCGCCATCGCCTCCGTCACCGCCTTTCCCGCCGCCGGCGCCGCCGAAACCGCCGTTGCCGCCGCGCCCACCGGTGCCGCCGTCGCCGCCGTCGCTGAACAGCGCCCCGCCCGCGCCGCCGACGGCCCCGATGCCGCCGGTGCCGCCGGTGCCGCCCACGCCGCTGTTGTTGCCGTCGCCGGCGTTGCCGCCGTGCGCGCCGGTGCCGCCGCTGCCGCCGTCGCCAGACACCGCCCCGCCGTTGCCGCCGGCAGCGCCGTTGCCGCCGTTGCCTCCATTTCCGCCGTCGACGTCATTGCCGCCGGCGACTAAGCCGCCGCGCCCGCCGTCGCCGCCGCTGCCGCCGTCGCCAAACAGCGAACCGCCGGTGCCGCCGACAGCGCCGTCGCCGCCGTCGCCGCCGTCGCCGCCATCAATGAAGCCGCCCAGACCGCCGTTGCCGCCGTCGCCGCCGCTGCCGCCGTCGCCGAACAGCCAGCCGCCGCTTCCGCCAGCCGCGCCATCGCCGCCATTGCCGCCGTCGCCTCGGCTGCCGAGAGCGTCGCCGGTGCCGCCCTGGCCGCCGTAACCTCCGTGGCCACCGTTGCCGAACAGCCACCCGCCGTCGCCACCCACAGCGCCGTCGCCACCGACGCCGCCGGCGTCGCCGGCGCCGCCCGCTCCGTTGCCGGCCGCTCCGCCGTTGCCCCCGGCCCCGCCGGCGCCAAACAGCCCGGCGGCGCCACCCGCACCACCGTTGCCGCCCATGCCGCCGGATCCGGCGGCACCGCTGCCATCACTGCCACCGGTGCCGCCGATACCGCCGTTGCCGCCGTGACCAAACAGCCATCCGCCGCGCCCACCGGCGCCCCCGGCGCCACCGGCCGCACCCGTGGCGCCGGTCGGGCTGAAGCCGGCCCCGCCGGCCCCGCCGTTACCGATCAGCCCGGCATCACCGCCGTCGCCGCCGGGTCCGCCGCTCCCGCCGTTGCCGAACAGCAAACCGCCATCGCCGCCGGCTTGCCCGAGCGCCGTCCCGTTGGCGCCGTTGCCGATCAGCGGGCGCCCCAACAACGTCTGGGTGGGCGCGTTGATCAACGCCAGCACATCGTGCTCGACGTTGTGCAGCGCAACGTTGGCGGCCTCGGCTCCCGCATAGGAACCTCCTGCGCTGGCTAAGGCCTGCACGAACTGCTCATAAAACCCGGCCATCTGGCTGCTGAGTGCTTGGTATTCCGCGGCGTGGCCCGAAAATAGCGCCGCGATAGCCGCTGATACCTCATCACCACCGGCGGCCAGCACCAGCGCCGTCGG
It includes:
- a CDS encoding PE family protein, which encodes MSYVVAVPEALVEAATDLRGIESALSAANSAAAAPTALVLAAGGDEVSAAIAALFSGHAAEYQALSSQMAGFYEQFVQALASAGGSYAGAEAANVALHNVEHDVLALINAPTQTLLGRPLIGNGANGTALGQAGGDGGLLFGNGGSGGPGGDGGDAGLIGNGGAGGAGFSPTGATGAAGGAGGAGGRGGWLFGHGGNGGIGGTGGSDGSGAAGSGGMGGNGGAGGAAGLFGAGGAGGNGGAAGNGAGGAGDAGGVGGDGAVGGDGGWLFGNGGHGGYGGQGGTGDALGSRGDGGNGGDGAAGGSGGWLFGDGGSGGDGGNGGLGGFIDGGDGGDGGDGAVGGTGGSLFGDGGSGGDGGRGGLVAGGNDVDGGNGGNGGNGAAGGNGGAVSGDGGSGGTGAHGGNAGDGNNSGVGGTGGTGGIGAVGGAGGALFSDGGDGGTGGRGGNGGFGGAGGGKGGDGGDGAGGGTGGLLSGNGGNGAGGGDGGRGGDGNPGKGGAAGNGGGGGDGAAGGSGGQLSGNGGNGGNGGRGGSGGFAGRGNGGDGGNGGNGAAGGTGGQLSGDGGDGGDGGHGGSGVDGGTDAGGGNGGTGGSAQLIGNGGNGGAAGAGMPTGAIGSGGTGGQLFGTPGTPG